A single region of the Acanthopagrus latus isolate v.2019 chromosome 11, fAcaLat1.1, whole genome shotgun sequence genome encodes:
- the LOC119029289 gene encoding protein ENL-like: protein MDQCKVQMNLELGHSAQPRERETSEDFTHDWTVFVRGQKTDEIQHVVEKVVFHLHESYPKPKRVFKEPPYKVVESGSTGFLMHIEVFLKNKDKPKKLCFKYNLNLEPGGDHLRCEKLTFNNPNKDFKRKLIKAGGMLPEGAEASSRSCQDSPVHPTKKIKTCHVSEEPCKEGSGSSRQCDEGGAK, encoded by the exons ATGGACCAG TGTAAAGTTCAGATGAATCTAGAGTTGGGCCACAGTGCCCAGccaagagagagggaaacatcAGAGGACTTCACCCACGACTGGACTGTTTTTGTCCGAGGGCAAAAGACTGATGAAATTCAGCACGTGGTAGAGAAAGTTGTCTTCCACCTACATGAGAGCTACCCCAAACCCAAGAGAG TATTCAAGGAGCCTCCGTACAAAGTGGTTGAGTCGGGCTCTACTGGCTTCCTCATGCATATCGAAGTTTTCCTCAAGAACAAG GACAAGccaaaaaagttgtgttttaagTACAACCTAAACCTTGAGCCAGGAGGCGACCACCTGCGTTGTGAGAAGCTCACCTTCAACAACCCCAACAAAGACTTCAAGAGAAAGCTGATCAAAGCTGGAGGG ATGTTGCCAGAGGGAGCTGAGGCTTCATCACGGTCCTGTCAAGACTCCCCAGTGCACCCAACAAAGAAGATCAAGACCTGTCATGTGTCAGAG GAACCCTGCAAAGAAGGAAGTGGTAGCAGCAGACAATGTGACGAGGGAGGAGCCAAGTAA